In Anas platyrhynchos isolate ZD024472 breed Pekin duck chromosome 24, IASCAAS_PekinDuck_T2T, whole genome shotgun sequence, the following are encoded in one genomic region:
- the LSM10 gene encoding U7 snRNA-associated Sm-like protein LSm10, with amino-acid sequence MEVSHSVKERTIAENSLVILLQGLHGHVTTVDLRDESTATGRVTNVDAFMNMRLAQVTFTDRRGTESHLDELFVTGRNVRYVHIPEQVDIRATIERQLQLIHRVRYFGGRDKGRREFPRAKHK; translated from the coding sequence ATGGAGGTGAGCCACTCTGTGAAGGAGCGCACCATCGCCGAGAACAGCCTGGTCATCCTGCTGCAGGGCCTGCACGGCCACGTCACTACCGTGGACCTGCGCGACGAGAGCACGGCCACCGGGCGCGTCACCAACGTGGACGCCTTCATGAACATGCGGCTGGCCCAGGTCACCTTCACCGACCGGCGGGGGACCGAGTCCCACCTGGACGAGCTCTTCGTCACCGGCAGGAACGTGCGCTACGTGCACATCCCCGAGCAGGTGGACATCAGGGCCACCATCGAGCGGCAGCTGCAGCTCATCCACCGCGTCCGCTACTTCGGCGGCCGCGACAAGGGGCGCAGGGAGTTCCCCCGCGCCAAGCACAAGTGA
- the OSCP1 gene encoding protein OSCP1 isoform X3, with amino-acid sequence MHLVFTVMNDIITTMFNKKFMEELFKPQELYSKKALRTLYDRLAHASIMRLNQASMDKLYDLMTMAFKYQVLLCPRPKDILLVTFNHLDAIKDFIRDSPGILNQVDETFRQLIEVYGGLSAGEFQLIRQTLLLFFQDMHIRVSIFLKDKVQNSNGRFVLPISGPVPWGTEVPGLIRMYNRNGDEVKRTEFTTDGNYITPQREGSFDLYGDRVLKLGTNMYSVSRQVETHMSGSSKNLASHAKENVAPNPLAKEELNFLARLLGGLDIKKPGGSETGFRLNLFTTDEEEEQAALTRPEELSYKVVNIEATQDPGLRAELARIAGELEVAEPSPASSGKGEDLLALMDGL; translated from the exons ATGCACCTGGTTTTCACAG TTATGAATGACATCATCACAACCATGTTCAATAAAAAATTTATGGAAGAGCTGTTTAAACCACAGGAACTCTACTCCAAGAAGGCTCTGAGAACGTTGTATGACCGGCTAGCTCATGCTTCAATCATGAGGCTGAACCAGGCAAGCATGGATAAG CTGTATGACCTTATGACTATGGCTTTCAAATACCAAGTCCTGCTGTGTCCTCGGCCCAAAGACATTCTGCTGGTCACGTTCAATCACCTGGATGCAATCAAGGATTTCATTCGTGATTCCCCTGGCATTCTGAACCAGGTGGATGAAACTTTCCGACAGCTGATCGAG gtgtACGGCGGTCTGTCTGCTGGTGAATTTCAGCTGATCAGGCAAAcactcctccttttttttcaggacaTGCATATAAGG GTCTCTATCTTTCTGAAGGATAAAGTGCAAAACTCTAACGGTCGCTTTGTGCTGCCAATCTCAGGCCCTGTTCCATGGGGTACAGAAGTTCCAGGACTCATCAG GATGTATAATCGCAACGGAGATGAAGTTAAAAGAACCGAGTTCACCACTGATGGAAATTACATTACTCCACAAAGGGAAGGGTCTTTTGATCTCTATGGAGACAGAGTTCTCAAACTTGGAACAAATAT GTACAGTGTTAGTCGGCAAGTAGAGACGCACATGTCAGGATCATCCAAAAACTTGGCATCCCATGCGAAG gaGAATGTGGCCCCTAACCCTCTTGCTAAAGAAGAACTGAACTTTTTGGCCAGGCTGCTAGGAGGTCTGGATATCAAGAAACCTGGTGGCAGCGAGACAGGATTTCGACTGAATTTATTCACAACAGACGAGGAGGAAGA ACAGGCAGCACTGACGAGACCAGAGGAGTTATCTTACAAGGTTGTTAACATAGAAGCCACTCAG GACCCGGGGCTCCGTGCGGAGCTGGCTCGCATCGCGGGCGAGCTGGAGGTGGCGGAGCCGAGCCCGGCGAGCTCGGGGAAAGGCGAGGACCTGCTGGCGCTGATGGACGGGCTGTGA
- the OSCP1 gene encoding protein OSCP1 isoform X1, with translation MSGRALPLLFLNLGGEMLYILDQRLRAQSIPGEKARKDEWTDVDRKRVMNDIITTMFNKKFMEELFKPQELYSKKALRTLYDRLAHASIMRLNQASMDKLYDLMTMAFKYQVLLCPRPKDILLVTFNHLDAIKDFIRDSPGILNQVDETFRQLIEVYGGLSAGEFQLIRQTLLLFFQDMHIRVSIFLKDKVQNSNGRFVLPISGPVPWGTEVPGLIRMYNRNGDEVKRTEFTTDGNYITPQREGSFDLYGDRVLKLGTNMYSVSRQVETHMSGSSKNLASHAKENVAPNPLAKEELNFLARLLGGLDIKKPGGSETGFRLNLFTTDEEEEQAALTRPEELSYKVVNIEATQDPGLRAELARIAGELEVAEPSPASSGKGEDLLALMDGL, from the exons ATGTCGGGCCGGGCGCTGCCGCTGCTGTTCCTCAACCTGGGCGGCGAGATGCTCTACATCCTGGACCAGCGGCTCCGTGCCCAGAGCATCCCCGGAGAGAAAGCCCGCAAAG ATGAATGGACAGATGTGGACAGGAAACGAG TTATGAATGACATCATCACAACCATGTTCAATAAAAAATTTATGGAAGAGCTGTTTAAACCACAGGAACTCTACTCCAAGAAGGCTCTGAGAACGTTGTATGACCGGCTAGCTCATGCTTCAATCATGAGGCTGAACCAGGCAAGCATGGATAAG CTGTATGACCTTATGACTATGGCTTTCAAATACCAAGTCCTGCTGTGTCCTCGGCCCAAAGACATTCTGCTGGTCACGTTCAATCACCTGGATGCAATCAAGGATTTCATTCGTGATTCCCCTGGCATTCTGAACCAGGTGGATGAAACTTTCCGACAGCTGATCGAG gtgtACGGCGGTCTGTCTGCTGGTGAATTTCAGCTGATCAGGCAAAcactcctccttttttttcaggacaTGCATATAAGG GTCTCTATCTTTCTGAAGGATAAAGTGCAAAACTCTAACGGTCGCTTTGTGCTGCCAATCTCAGGCCCTGTTCCATGGGGTACAGAAGTTCCAGGACTCATCAG GATGTATAATCGCAACGGAGATGAAGTTAAAAGAACCGAGTTCACCACTGATGGAAATTACATTACTCCACAAAGGGAAGGGTCTTTTGATCTCTATGGAGACAGAGTTCTCAAACTTGGAACAAATAT GTACAGTGTTAGTCGGCAAGTAGAGACGCACATGTCAGGATCATCCAAAAACTTGGCATCCCATGCGAAG gaGAATGTGGCCCCTAACCCTCTTGCTAAAGAAGAACTGAACTTTTTGGCCAGGCTGCTAGGAGGTCTGGATATCAAGAAACCTGGTGGCAGCGAGACAGGATTTCGACTGAATTTATTCACAACAGACGAGGAGGAAGA ACAGGCAGCACTGACGAGACCAGAGGAGTTATCTTACAAGGTTGTTAACATAGAAGCCACTCAG GACCCGGGGCTCCGTGCGGAGCTGGCTCGCATCGCGGGCGAGCTGGAGGTGGCGGAGCCGAGCCCGGCGAGCTCGGGGAAAGGCGAGGACCTGCTGGCGCTGATGGACGGGCTGTGA
- the OSCP1 gene encoding protein OSCP1 isoform X2, with protein sequence MSGRALPLLFLNLGGEMLYILDQRLRAQSIPGEKARKVMNDIITTMFNKKFMEELFKPQELYSKKALRTLYDRLAHASIMRLNQASMDKLYDLMTMAFKYQVLLCPRPKDILLVTFNHLDAIKDFIRDSPGILNQVDETFRQLIEVYGGLSAGEFQLIRQTLLLFFQDMHIRVSIFLKDKVQNSNGRFVLPISGPVPWGTEVPGLIRMYNRNGDEVKRTEFTTDGNYITPQREGSFDLYGDRVLKLGTNMYSVSRQVETHMSGSSKNLASHAKENVAPNPLAKEELNFLARLLGGLDIKKPGGSETGFRLNLFTTDEEEEQAALTRPEELSYKVVNIEATQDPGLRAELARIAGELEVAEPSPASSGKGEDLLALMDGL encoded by the exons ATGTCGGGCCGGGCGCTGCCGCTGCTGTTCCTCAACCTGGGCGGCGAGATGCTCTACATCCTGGACCAGCGGCTCCGTGCCCAGAGCATCCCCGGAGAGAAAGCCCGCAAAG TTATGAATGACATCATCACAACCATGTTCAATAAAAAATTTATGGAAGAGCTGTTTAAACCACAGGAACTCTACTCCAAGAAGGCTCTGAGAACGTTGTATGACCGGCTAGCTCATGCTTCAATCATGAGGCTGAACCAGGCAAGCATGGATAAG CTGTATGACCTTATGACTATGGCTTTCAAATACCAAGTCCTGCTGTGTCCTCGGCCCAAAGACATTCTGCTGGTCACGTTCAATCACCTGGATGCAATCAAGGATTTCATTCGTGATTCCCCTGGCATTCTGAACCAGGTGGATGAAACTTTCCGACAGCTGATCGAG gtgtACGGCGGTCTGTCTGCTGGTGAATTTCAGCTGATCAGGCAAAcactcctccttttttttcaggacaTGCATATAAGG GTCTCTATCTTTCTGAAGGATAAAGTGCAAAACTCTAACGGTCGCTTTGTGCTGCCAATCTCAGGCCCTGTTCCATGGGGTACAGAAGTTCCAGGACTCATCAG GATGTATAATCGCAACGGAGATGAAGTTAAAAGAACCGAGTTCACCACTGATGGAAATTACATTACTCCACAAAGGGAAGGGTCTTTTGATCTCTATGGAGACAGAGTTCTCAAACTTGGAACAAATAT GTACAGTGTTAGTCGGCAAGTAGAGACGCACATGTCAGGATCATCCAAAAACTTGGCATCCCATGCGAAG gaGAATGTGGCCCCTAACCCTCTTGCTAAAGAAGAACTGAACTTTTTGGCCAGGCTGCTAGGAGGTCTGGATATCAAGAAACCTGGTGGCAGCGAGACAGGATTTCGACTGAATTTATTCACAACAGACGAGGAGGAAGA ACAGGCAGCACTGACGAGACCAGAGGAGTTATCTTACAAGGTTGTTAACATAGAAGCCACTCAG GACCCGGGGCTCCGTGCGGAGCTGGCTCGCATCGCGGGCGAGCTGGAGGTGGCGGAGCCGAGCCCGGCGAGCTCGGGGAAAGGCGAGGACCTGCTGGCGCTGATGGACGGGCTGTGA